A single genomic interval of Cucumis sativus cultivar 9930 chromosome 5, Cucumber_9930_V3, whole genome shotgun sequence harbors:
- the LOC101212554 gene encoding eukaryotic translation initiation factor 3 subunit J translates to MDDWDDENIPPLQKEQPKNKWDDEDVDENDVKESWEDEDEPAPAPVVKPPEAAPKKPAAKATEKKGKIVDVEPERPLDPLAEKLRQQRLVEEADYKSTTELFKKKGDEKTLDNFIPKSESDFVEYAELISHKLRPYEKSFHYINLLKDAIRLSMVSLKAADAKDVASSITALANEKLKAEKDANTGKKKTSVKKKQLHVEKADDDLIVNTYDDVDDYDFM, encoded by the exons ATGGATGACTGGG ACGATGAGAACATTCCACCACTCCAGAAGGAGCAGCCAAAAAATAAATGGGATGATGAGGATGTGGATGAGAACGATGTGAAGGAATCCTGGGAGGATGAAGATGAACCTGCACCA GCTCCAGTAGTTAAACCTCCTGAAGCTGCCCCGAAGAAACCAGCTGCAAAAGCTActgagaagaaagggaaaattgTTGACGTAGAACCTGAACGGCCTCTAGATCCATTAGCTGAGAAACTTCGCCAACAAAG GCTAGTGGAAGAAGCAGATTACAAGTCCACTACagaattgtttaaaaagaaggGCGATGAGAAGACTCTTGATAATTTCATTCCAAAATCTGAGAGTGACTTCGTGGAATATGCAGAGCTGATCTCTCATAAACTTCGTCCCTATGAG AAAagttttcattatattaatcTGCTCAAAGATGCCATTAGACTGTCGATGGTTTCTTTAAAAGCAGCAGATGCAAAAGATGTTGCTTCTTCTATCACCGCCCTTgcaaatgaaaaactaaaggCCGAGAAAGATGCCAACACTGGTAAAAAGAAGACAT CTGTGAAGAAGAAGCAGCTCCATGTTGAGAAGGCAGATGATGACTTAATTGTCAATACTTATGATGATGTTGATGATTACGACTTCATGTAA
- the LOC101212309 gene encoding endoplasmic reticulum-Golgi intermediate compartment protein 3 isoform X1 has protein sequence MGLKQTIKSLDAFPRAEEHLLQKTQTGAFVSVVGLVIMATLFLHELRYYLSTYTVHQMSVDLKRGETLPIHINMTFPSLPCDVLSVDAIDMSGKHEVDLDTNIWKLRLNSHGQIIGTEYLSDLVEKEHVDHKHDHDHDKEKDHPHIHGFDQAAENLVKKVKQALEEAQGCRVYGVLDVQRVAGNFHISVHGLNIFVAQMIFGGSKHVNVSHMIHDLSFGPKYPGIHNPLDGTVRILRDTSGTFKYYIKIVPTEYKYISKAVLPTNQFSVTEYFSPMTDSDRSWPAVYFLYDLSPITVTIKEERRSFLHFITRLCAVLGGTFAVTGMLDRWMFRFLEALTKPKRRTR, from the exons ATGGGCTTAAAGCAGACGATAAAGAGTTTGGATGCGTTTCCCCGAGCGGAAGAGCATTTGTTGCAGAAAACACAAACTGGGGCGTTTG TATCTGTTGTTGGATTAGTCATAATGGCCACACTATTTCTGCACGAACTGAGATATTATCTCTCCACATATACTGTTCATCAG ATGTCTGTAGATTTGAAACGTGGAGAAACTCTTCCCATTCACATAAACATGACCTTTCCTTCTTTACCTTGCGATG TCTTAAGTGTAGATGCAATTGATATGTCTGGCAAGCATGAAGTGGATCTTGACACAAATATATGGAAA CTTCGTCTTAACAGCCATGGACAAATCATTGGCACTGAATATTTGTCTGACCTTGTGGAAAAGGAACACGTTGATCACAAGCATG ATCATGATCATGACAAGGAGAAAGATCATCCTCATATACACGGCTTTGATCAAGCTGCTGAAAATTTGGTCAAAAAGGTTAAGCAAGCATTAGAAGAAGCACAAGGCTGTCGG GTTTATGGAGTTCTAGATGTTCAGAGGGTTGCTGGGAACTTTCATATTTCAGTTCATGGCTTAAACATTTTTGTGGCCCAAATG ATTTTTGGAGGGTCCAAACATGTGAATGTCAGTCACATGATTCATGATTTGTCCTTTGGCCCAAAATACCCTGGAATTCACAACCCACTTGATGGTACAGTTCGAATTTTACGTGACACAAGTGGGacctttaaatattatataaag ATCGTTCCAActgaatataaatatatctcaAAAGCTGTGTTACCTACCAATCAGTTCTCAGTCACCGAATATTTCTCACCTATGACTGACTCTGATAGGTCATGGCCAG CTGTTTACTTCTTATACGATCTATCACCAATCACAGTGAccatcaaagaagaaagacgGAGTTTTCTCCACTTCATAACTCGGCTTTGTGCTGTATTAGGTGGTACCTTTGCTGTGACAG GAATGTTAGATCGTTGGATGTTTCGGTTTCTTGAGGCTCTgacaaaaccaaaaagaagaaCCCGTTGA
- the LOC101212309 gene encoding endoplasmic reticulum-Golgi intermediate compartment protein 3 isoform X2, with translation MSVDLKRGETLPIHINMTFPSLPCDVLSVDAIDMSGKHEVDLDTNIWKLRLNSHGQIIGTEYLSDLVEKEHVDHKHDHDHDKEKDHPHIHGFDQAAENLVKKVKQALEEAQGCRVYGVLDVQRVAGNFHISVHGLNIFVAQMIFGGSKHVNVSHMIHDLSFGPKYPGIHNPLDGTVRILRDTSGTFKYYIKIVPTEYKYISKAVLPTNQFSVTEYFSPMTDSDRSWPAVYFLYDLSPITVTIKEERRSFLHFITRLCAVLGGTFAVTGMLDRWMFRFLEALTKPKRRTR, from the exons ATGTCTGTAGATTTGAAACGTGGAGAAACTCTTCCCATTCACATAAACATGACCTTTCCTTCTTTACCTTGCGATG TCTTAAGTGTAGATGCAATTGATATGTCTGGCAAGCATGAAGTGGATCTTGACACAAATATATGGAAA CTTCGTCTTAACAGCCATGGACAAATCATTGGCACTGAATATTTGTCTGACCTTGTGGAAAAGGAACACGTTGATCACAAGCATG ATCATGATCATGACAAGGAGAAAGATCATCCTCATATACACGGCTTTGATCAAGCTGCTGAAAATTTGGTCAAAAAGGTTAAGCAAGCATTAGAAGAAGCACAAGGCTGTCGG GTTTATGGAGTTCTAGATGTTCAGAGGGTTGCTGGGAACTTTCATATTTCAGTTCATGGCTTAAACATTTTTGTGGCCCAAATG ATTTTTGGAGGGTCCAAACATGTGAATGTCAGTCACATGATTCATGATTTGTCCTTTGGCCCAAAATACCCTGGAATTCACAACCCACTTGATGGTACAGTTCGAATTTTACGTGACACAAGTGGGacctttaaatattatataaag ATCGTTCCAActgaatataaatatatctcaAAAGCTGTGTTACCTACCAATCAGTTCTCAGTCACCGAATATTTCTCACCTATGACTGACTCTGATAGGTCATGGCCAG CTGTTTACTTCTTATACGATCTATCACCAATCACAGTGAccatcaaagaagaaagacgGAGTTTTCTCCACTTCATAACTCGGCTTTGTGCTGTATTAGGTGGTACCTTTGCTGTGACAG GAATGTTAGATCGTTGGATGTTTCGGTTTCTTGAGGCTCTgacaaaaccaaaaagaagaaCCCGTTGA